One Rhododendron vialii isolate Sample 1 chromosome 2a, ASM3025357v1 genomic region harbors:
- the LOC131312814 gene encoding B3 domain-containing protein At4g01580-like isoform X1, whose translation MGSFYKIILPSVMLYHRLRIAEDFSKKYGDELSASVKFTVRSGQVWRVGVEKADEMHWFSDGWKEFSKSHSIGCGFFVVFNYEGNLEFKVLIFDFTATEIYNPRKTLSISDEPDKGKQRPVSHEGERRSNDTLQKLSCRPSRPVLVSLEKGILDGCQDKRRTGKRCCHSLIQDMYEFAPEVAIRINKRGRCISSLESLRCNFQYFSPEIII comes from the exons ATGGGAAGTTTCTATAAGATTATCCTCCCCTCCGTCATGCTCTACCACAGGCTT AGAATCGCAGAGGATTTCTCAAAGAAATATGGAGATGAACTCTCTGCCTCGGTCAAGTTCACTGTTCGCAGTGGTCAAGTTTGGCGCGTGGGAGTAGAAAAAGCTGATGAGATGCATTGGTTTAGTGATGGTTGGAAAGAATTTTCCAAGAGCCACTCTATTGGTTGTGGATTCTTTGTAGTGTTCAATTATGAAGGGAATTTGGAGTTCAAGGTACTTATATTTGATTTTACTGCTACTGAGATTTACAATCCACGAAAAACTCTCAGCATCTCTGATGAACCAGATAAAGGAAAGCAGCGTCCAGTCTCCCATGAAGGGGAAAGGAGAAGCAATGACACTCTTCAGAAATTGAGTTGCCGTCCATCAAGGCCAGTGCTTGTTTCTTTGGAAAAAGGAATTCTTGATGGATGTCAGGATAAAAGAAGAACTGGTAAAAGATGCTGTCATTCATTGATTCAGGACATGTATGAGTTTGCCCCTGAAGTTGCTATCAGAATCAACAAGCGTGGAAGATGTATTTCTTCCTTGGAGAGCTTGAGATGTAATTTCCAGTATTTTTCACCAGaaataattatataa
- the LOC131312814 gene encoding B3 domain-containing transcription factor VRN1-like isoform X2: MGSFYKIILPSVMLYHRLRIAEDFSKKYGDELSASVKFTVRSGQVWRVGVEKADEMHWFSDGWKEFSKSHSIGCGFFVVFNYEGNLEFKIKESSVQSPMKGKGEAMTLFRN, from the exons ATGGGAAGTTTCTATAAGATTATCCTCCCCTCCGTCATGCTCTACCACAGGCTT AGAATCGCAGAGGATTTCTCAAAGAAATATGGAGATGAACTCTCTGCCTCGGTCAAGTTCACTGTTCGCAGTGGTCAAGTTTGGCGCGTGGGAGTAGAAAAAGCTGATGAGATGCATTGGTTTAGTGATGGTTGGAAAGAATTTTCCAAGAGCCACTCTATTGGTTGTGGATTCTTTGTAGTGTTCAATTATGAAGGGAATTTGGAGTTCAAG ATAAAGGAAAGCAGCGTCCAGTCTCCCATGAAGGGGAAAGGAGAAGCAATGACACTCTTCAGAAATTGA